Proteins encoded in a region of the Panicum hallii strain FIL2 chromosome 3, PHallii_v3.1, whole genome shotgun sequence genome:
- the LOC112884051 gene encoding urease accessory protein G encodes MASHDHHHHHSHDHNHSHGDGDGHAAGGSWVGEDGRVWHSHDGLAPHSHEPIYSPGDFTKRAPPLASRTFTDRAFTVGIGGPVGTGKTALMLALCRFLRDKYSLAAVTNDIFTKEDGEFLIKHGALPEERIRAVETGGCPHAAIREDISINLGPLEELSNLYKADLLLCESGGDNLAANFSRELADYIIYIIDVSGGDKIPRKGGPGITQADLLVINKTDLAPAVGADLAVMERDALRMREGGPFVFAQVKHGVGVEEIVNHVLQAWEIATGNKRR; translated from the exons ATGGCGTCTCAcgatcaccaccaccaccactctCACGACCACAATCACTCCCACGG GGACGGCGATGGCCATGCAGCGGGGGGATCGTGGGTCGGGGAGGACGGTCGCGTGTGGCACTCCCACGACGGCCTCGCGCCGCACTCCCACGAGCCCATCTACTCCCCGGGCGACTTCACCaagcgcgcgccgccgctcgcctcccGCACCTTCACCGACCGCGCCTTCACCGTCGGCATTGGCGGCCCCGTCGGCACGGG GAAAACTGCCCTGATGTTAGCACTATGCAGATTTCTACGTGACAAATATAGTCTTGCGGCG GTCACAAATGATATTTTCACAAAAGAAGATGGGGAATTCTTAATCAAGCATGGAGCACTCCCAGAAGAGCGCATACGCGCAGTGGAAACTGGAGGCTGCCCTCATGCAGCTATACGTGAAGACATCAGTATAAATCTTGGCCCCCTGGAGGAGCTATCGAACTTGTACAAAGCTGATCTGCTACTCTGTGAATCTGGAGGAG ATAACTTGGCTGCTAACTTTAGCAGAGAATTAGCAGACTACATAATCTACATAATTGATGTCTCCGGTGGGGACAAGATACCAAGAAAAGGTGGTCCTGGGATAACCCAAGCTGATCTTTTG GTAATAAATAAGACAGACCTTGCACCGGCTGTTGGAGCTGATCTGGCTGTAATGGAACGAGATGCGCTTCGCATGCGGGAAGGAGGGCCTTTTGTGTTTGCACAG GTGAAACACGGAGTGGGTGTGGAGGAAATCGTGAATCATGTTCTGCAAGCATGGGAAATTGCAACCGGGAATAAACGCCGATAA
- the LOC112886829 gene encoding cytochrome b561 domain-containing protein At2g30890-like: MLLFKRKGLLLASACCVILLLLTPTQGDSNSEQSYKIAQPLELTPKLSLQLKLHAFLLWSSVGFLMPIGVLLIRASSNVKSAKSVKLLFYCHISSQIVAVVLATAGAVLSISNFENAFNNTHQRIGLALYGFIWLQPLIGFLRPDRGMRFRSAWYLTHWLLGIGICVVGVANVYIGLHTYEERTGRSARLWTVLLTVEVAAMAFVYLFQDRWSYVVRQAEAALGDEQSEGSTMYPANDHKEVIVVP; this comes from the exons ATGCTACTGTTCAAGAGAAAAGGACTGCTCCTTGCATCTGCATGTTGTGTGATTCTTTTGCTTCTCACACCAACCCAGGGTGATTCAAATTCAGAGCAAAGCTACAAGATCGCCCAGCCCTTGGAG CTCACACCGAAACTCTCGTTGCAACTCAAGCTCCATGCTTTCCTGCTCTGGTCTTCAGTTGGCTTCCTGATGCCGATAGGAGTGCTCCTGATCAGAGCCTCCAGCAATGTCAAAAGCGCCAAGAGCGTCAAGCTTCTCTTCTACTGCCATATCAGTTCACAG ATTGTCGCTGTCGTTCTTGCCACTGCTGGGGCGGTTCTGTCGATAAGCAACTTCGAGAACGCCTTCAACAACACTCACCAGAGGATCGGGCTGGCGCTGTACGGCTTCATCTGGCTCCAGCCGCTCATCGGCTTCCTGAGGCCAGACAG AGGTATGAGGTTCAGAAGCGCGTGGTACCTGACGCACTGGCTCCTGGGCATCGGGATCTGCGTCGTCGGCGTCGCCAACGTCTACATCGGCCTGCACACGTACGAGGAGCGGACCGGCCGGAGCGCGCGGCTGTGGACCGTGCTCCTCACCGTCGAGGTCGCGGCCATGGCGTTCGTCTACCTCTTCCAGGACCGGTGGAGCTACGTGGTGCGGCAGGCGGAAGCTGCGCTGGGCGACGAGCAGAGCGAAGGATCCACCATGTACCCGGCGAACGATCACAAGGAGGTCATCGTGGTGCCTTAG